A genomic region of Alphaproteobacteria bacterium contains the following coding sequences:
- the motA gene encoding flagellar motor stator protein MotA has translation MLFFIGAAVVVFCVFGSYMAAGGHMAILFQPFEFLIICGAAVGAFIIGNPKAVIGATLKSLKKLVKGSAYNKSSYLELLSLLYAVCKLVKSKGVLAIEAHVEKPDDSTLFQQFPTFHHDHHMVAFLCDYLRLWTLGTDNPHEVEALMDEEIETHHHEQLAVSDAVQSMADAMPALGIVAAVLGVIHTMGSISEPPEVLGHLIGAALVGTFAGILISYGFIAPMASSLKATFNAESKYLFCIKAGLLAHMNGCAPAVTIEFARKTLTSDVRPTFYEVEEAVAQLPAPA, from the coding sequence ATGCTTTTTTTTATAGGGGCAGCCGTTGTTGTTTTTTGCGTCTTCGGTAGCTACATGGCCGCTGGTGGACACATGGCTATTTTGTTCCAACCTTTTGAATTTCTTATTATTTGTGGCGCTGCCGTCGGTGCTTTTATTATCGGCAATCCAAAAGCTGTTATTGGCGCGACACTAAAATCCTTAAAAAAACTTGTTAAAGGATCTGCTTACAATAAATCATCCTACCTTGAGTTACTCAGTTTACTTTATGCCGTTTGCAAACTTGTCAAATCCAAAGGTGTGTTAGCTATTGAAGCACATGTTGAAAAACCTGATGATAGTACATTATTCCAACAATTCCCTACTTTTCACCATGATCATCATATGGTTGCTTTTTTATGCGATTATTTAAGACTTTGGACTTTAGGCACAGATAACCCACACGAAGTAGAAGCTCTTATGGATGAAGAAATTGAAACGCATCACCACGAACAACTTGCTGTTTCAGATGCCGTTCAATCAATGGCTGATGCTATGCCCGCTTTAGGTATTGTTGCCGCCGTCTTGGGTGTTATTCATACAATGGGATCAATTTCCGAGCCACCAGAAGTTTTAGGACATTTAATTGGTGCTGCGCTCGTTGGAACTTTCGCAGGGATTTTAATTTCATATGGTTTTATTGCACCCATGGCAAGTTCGCTCAAGGCAACTTTTAACGCTGAATCAAAATATTTGTTTTGTATAAAAGCAGGTCTTTTAGCTCATATGAATGGCTGTGCACCCGCAGTCACAATCGAATTTGCACGCAAAACACTTACCTCTGATGTTAGGCCA